The Streptomyces laurentii genome contains a region encoding:
- a CDS encoding integral membrane protein (identified by MetaGeneAnnotator; putative;~sequence version:1), with product MVKVDCDPAQVIVNHASFRVRLAPAQQPRFAASPRIAALAGAAGITAAMGGGARADGPRRRPVVWTGKSSPAAAGLLQAVRDTVTPRGPGVSTLDPGTRAVPRLDDDTMPTPRVRPAPAGPLLPPMRRAEGAYDNLYETAPIETYQGRYGDAYDDGPYGDTYDGGDDATGNDPRARASQRHGVDPVRHAYYPGRRMNLGVVLLPLRVFLGCISVYSGMGKLCDPVYFDGGERGSMVKTLHALHPWPPAEPLRDFALQHPVGTGLTVAFLQVVVGVLTALGLWQRIAAAVGALLSAALILTISWKAVPAYETPDIIYLAAWSPLIIAGAPVYSLDGRLAGEAWRTLGPRSEIWELRRRVLRRGAVITAIVIGVTLLVGSMLGGAVRSTEMVTVPGPDDDPVNHLPGRPLPHEPGATGTVQQTPRLPRPTATSGASGTGGTQQKNEPEAKPSESARGPEQGTRQSSPTTSRGGGTGAPSQSGAGTAVPPSSSSSTGSATGGGSTSAGGSGGTSGAPAGGTSGGGSGAGGSTDGGSSSGGARNPIGGLLG from the coding sequence ATGGTCAAGGTGGATTGCGATCCCGCCCAGGTGATCGTGAACCACGCCAGCTTCCGTGTGCGGCTCGCGCCGGCCCAGCAGCCGAGGTTCGCCGCGAGCCCCCGTATCGCCGCCCTCGCCGGAGCCGCCGGGATCACCGCGGCCATGGGCGGCGGCGCCCGCGCCGACGGGCCCCGGCGCCGGCCCGTCGTATGGACCGGGAAGTCCTCACCCGCCGCCGCCGGCCTGCTCCAGGCCGTCCGCGACACCGTCACCCCGCGCGGCCCCGGCGTGTCCACCCTGGACCCCGGCACCCGCGCCGTCCCGCGACTCGACGACGACACGATGCCGACCCCCCGGGTGCGGCCGGCGCCCGCCGGTCCGCTGCTGCCGCCGATGCGGCGCGCCGAGGGGGCGTACGACAACCTGTACGAGACGGCCCCGATCGAGACGTACCAGGGCCGGTACGGCGACGCGTACGACGACGGCCCGTACGGCGACACGTACGACGGTGGCGACGACGCGACCGGGAACGACCCGCGCGCCCGGGCGTCCCAGCGGCACGGCGTCGACCCGGTCCGGCACGCGTACTACCCCGGCCGCCGGATGAACCTCGGGGTGGTGCTGCTGCCGCTGCGGGTGTTCCTCGGCTGCATCTCCGTCTACTCGGGCATGGGCAAGCTCTGTGACCCCGTCTACTTCGACGGCGGCGAACGCGGCTCCATGGTCAAGACCCTGCACGCCCTGCACCCCTGGCCGCCGGCCGAACCCCTGCGGGACTTCGCGCTCCAGCACCCCGTCGGCACCGGACTCACCGTCGCGTTCCTGCAGGTCGTCGTCGGCGTCCTGACCGCCCTCGGCCTGTGGCAGCGGATCGCGGCCGCCGTCGGCGCGCTGCTGTCCGCCGCGCTGATCCTCACCATCAGCTGGAAGGCCGTCCCGGCCTACGAGACCCCCGACATCATCTACCTGGCCGCCTGGTCGCCGCTGATCATCGCGGGCGCCCCGGTCTACTCCCTCGACGGCCGCCTCGCGGGCGAGGCCTGGCGCACCCTCGGGCCGCGCTCCGAGATCTGGGAACTGCGCCGCCGGGTGCTGCGCCGCGGCGCGGTCATCACCGCGATCGTCATCGGCGTCACCCTCCTCGTCGGCTCGATGCTCGGCGGCGCGGTGCGCTCCACCGAGATGGTCACCGTGCCCGGACCGGACGACGACCCGGTCAACCACCTGCCGGGCCGCCCGCTCCCGCACGAGCCCGGGGCCACCGGCACCGTCCAGCAGACCCCGCGCCTGCCGAGGCCGACGGCGACGAGTGGCGCGAGCGGGACCGGCGGCACGCAGCAGAAGAACGAGCCGGAGGCCAAGCCGAGCGAGTCGGCGCGGGGCCCCGAGCAGGGCACGCGGCAGAGCAGCCCGACGACGTCGCGGGGCGGCGGCACGGGGGCCCCGAGCCAGTCCGGCGCAGGTACGGCGGTCCCGCCGTCGTCCTCCTCGTCGACCGGTTCCGCCACCGGCGGCGGGAGCACCTCGGCGGGCGGCTCCGGCGGTACGAGCGGCGCGCCGGCCGGCGGGACCAGCGGCGGCGGCAGCGGCGCCGGCGGGTCCACGGACGGCGGCTCGTCCTCGGGCGGGGCACGCAACCCGATCGGCGGCCTGCTGGGCTGA
- a CDS encoding nucleotidyl transferase (Mg++ binding site;~NTP_transferases catalyzethe transfer of nucleotides onto phosphosugars; cd04181;~Nucleoside-diphosphate-sugar pyrophosphorylase involved in lipopolysaccharide biosynthesis/translation initiation factor 2B, gamma/epsilon subunits (eIF-2Bgamma/eIF-2Bepsilon) [Cell envelope biogenesis, outer membrane / Translation, ribosomal structure...; COG1208;~Nucleotidyl transferase [Streptomyces fulvissimus DSM40593];~Substrate binding site;~UniProt-pubmed:11572948; UniProt-pubmed:20624727; UniProt-pubmed:21463507; UniProt-pubmed:18375553; UniProt-pubmed:20581206; UniProt-pubmed:12000953; guanyltransferase; UniProt-pubmed:20064060; UniProt-pubmed:21551298;~identified by MetaGeneAnnotator; putative), translating into MHTFPTQAVILAGGQGSRLRPYTDDRPKPMVEIPGTGTPIIGHQLSWLAAEGVTDAVVSCGHLAEVLQEWLESADLPLRVTTVVESEPLGRGGGLKYAAARLPEPGRPWYATNGDIWTRFSLREMAEFHAERDATATLALARPRIPWGAVETDAFGHITDFIESPPSPYLINAGVYVFSAAFTDLLPDLGDHERTTFPRLARERRLAGFPLPQGAYWRAIDTAKDLTEAARELAAHA; encoded by the coding sequence ATGCATACCTTCCCGACGCAGGCCGTGATCCTCGCGGGCGGCCAGGGTTCGCGGCTGCGCCCGTACACCGACGACCGCCCCAAGCCGATGGTCGAGATCCCGGGCACCGGGACCCCGATCATCGGCCATCAGCTGTCCTGGCTCGCCGCCGAGGGGGTCACGGACGCCGTCGTCTCCTGCGGCCATCTCGCCGAGGTGCTCCAGGAGTGGCTGGAGAGCGCCGATCTGCCGCTCCGGGTGACGACGGTGGTGGAGTCCGAGCCGCTGGGCCGCGGCGGCGGGCTCAAGTACGCCGCCGCGCGCCTGCCCGAGCCGGGCCGGCCCTGGTACGCGACGAACGGCGACATCTGGACCCGTTTCTCGCTGCGCGAGATGGCGGAGTTCCATGCCGAGCGCGACGCCACCGCGACGCTCGCGCTGGCCCGGCCGCGGATCCCGTGGGGCGCCGTCGAGACCGACGCGTTCGGTCACATCACCGACTTCATCGAGTCGCCGCCGTCCCCGTACCTCATCAACGCGGGCGTGTACGTCTTCTCCGCCGCGTTCACCGATCTGCTGCCGGACCTCGGCGACCACGAGCGCACGACGTTCCCCCGGCTGGCGCGCGAGCGGCGGCTCGCGGGCTTCCCGCTGCCCCAGGGCGCGTACTGGCGGGCCATCGACACCGCCAAGGACCTGACGGAGGCGGCCCGGGAGCTGGCCGCCCACGCCTGA
- a CDS encoding small membrane protein (Small membrane protein [Streptomyces fulvissimus DSM40593];~UniProt-pubmed:11572948; UniProt-pubmed:20624727; UniProt-pubmed:21463507; UniProt-pubmed:18375553; UniProt-pubmed:12000953; UniProt-pubmed:20064060; UniProt-pubmed:21551298;~identified by MetaGeneAnnotator; putative) — protein sequence MTHSARRIGRSLALVLPVVLVLSGTLAVSAVPWAGQDGTQMLTASTASSAMDASATATTTSAGTARGAKAASRAPQDVLRDRLLAELQEKDPGTALTHLQREVENRPSLAKHCMSIARSLGAAAVRHYGPTRAQSFSRPVCDTSFALGVMRAS from the coding sequence GTGACCCACTCTGCCCGCCGTATCGGCCGCTCCCTCGCCCTCGTCCTCCCCGTCGTGCTGGTGCTCTCCGGAACGCTCGCGGTGTCCGCCGTTCCGTGGGCGGGCCAGGACGGGACCCAGATGCTGACCGCGTCGACCGCCTCGTCGGCCATGGACGCGTCGGCCACCGCCACCACCACCTCCGCCGGCACCGCCCGCGGCGCCAAGGCCGCCTCCCGCGCCCCGCAGGACGTGCTGCGCGACCGGCTGCTGGCCGAGCTCCAGGAGAAGGACCCCGGCACCGCCCTGACCCACCTCCAGCGCGAGGTGGAGAACCGGCCGTCGCTCGCCAAGCACTGCATGTCGATCGCGCGGTCCCTCGGCGCCGCCGCCGTCCGTCACTACGGCCCGACGCGCGCCCAGTCCTTCTCCCGCCCGGTCTGCGACACCTCCTTCGCGCTCGGCGTCATGCGCGCGAGCTGA
- a CDS encoding ABC transporter ATP-binding protein (ABC transporter ATP-binding protein [Rhodococcus opacus B4];~ABC transporter signature motif;~ATP binding site [chemical binding];~D-loop;~H-loop/switch region;~Q-loop/lid;~TOBE domain; pfam08402;~The N-terminal ATPase domain of the maltose transporter, MalK; cd03301;~Walker A/P-loop;~Walker B;~glycerol-3-phosphate transporter ATP-binding subunit; Provisional; PRK11650;~identified by MetaGeneAnnotator; putative), producing MASVTYDKATLVYPGAEKPSVDQLEIEIADGEFLVLVGPSGCGKSTSLRMLAGLEDVSAGAIRIGDRDVTHLPPKDRDIAMVFQNYALYPHMTVADNMGFALKIAGVNKSEIRAKVEEAARILDLTEYLDRKPKALSGGQRQRVAMGRAIVREPQVFLMDEPLSNLDAKLRVSTRTQIASLQRRLGITTVYVTHDQTEALTMGDRVAVLKDGLLQQVDTPRNMYDKPANLFVAGFIGSPAMNLIEVPITDGGVKFGASVVPVSRDAIAAASAKGDTTVTVGVRPEHFDIAGATSKDGLAVQVNVVEELGSDGFVYGTTRVGGEDKELVVRVGGREVPAKGSTLQVTPRAAELHVFSTSTGERLSN from the coding sequence ATGGCTTCCGTCACGTACGACAAGGCGACCCTGGTCTACCCCGGCGCCGAAAAGCCCTCCGTCGACCAGCTCGAGATCGAGATCGCCGACGGCGAGTTCCTCGTCCTCGTCGGCCCCTCCGGCTGCGGCAAGTCCACCTCGCTGCGCATGCTGGCCGGCCTGGAGGACGTCAGCGCCGGCGCCATCCGGATCGGCGACCGCGACGTCACGCACCTGCCGCCGAAGGACCGGGACATCGCGATGGTGTTCCAGAACTACGCGCTCTACCCGCACATGACCGTCGCCGACAACATGGGCTTCGCCCTGAAGATCGCCGGCGTCAACAAGAGCGAGATCCGCGCCAAGGTCGAGGAGGCCGCCCGGATCCTCGACCTGACCGAGTACCTGGACCGCAAGCCGAAGGCGCTGTCCGGTGGTCAGCGGCAGCGTGTCGCGATGGGCCGGGCCATCGTCCGCGAGCCGCAGGTATTCCTCATGGACGAGCCGCTGTCGAACCTCGACGCCAAGCTCCGTGTCTCGACCCGTACGCAGATCGCCTCGCTGCAGCGCCGGCTCGGCATCACCACCGTGTACGTGACGCACGACCAGACCGAGGCCCTGACCATGGGCGACCGGGTCGCGGTCCTCAAGGACGGTCTGCTCCAGCAGGTCGACACGCCGCGCAACATGTACGACAAGCCCGCGAACCTCTTCGTCGCCGGCTTCATCGGCTCCCCCGCCATGAACCTGATCGAGGTCCCGATCACCGACGGCGGCGTGAAGTTCGGCGCCAGCGTCGTGCCGGTCTCGCGTGACGCCATCGCCGCCGCGTCCGCCAAGGGCGACACCACGGTGACCGTCGGCGTGCGCCCCGAGCACTTCGACATCGCCGGCGCCACCAGCAAGGACGGCCTGGCCGTGCAGGTCAACGTGGTCGAGGAGCTGGGCTCCGACGGCTTCGTGTACGGCACGACCCGCGTCGGCGGCGAGGACAAGGAGCTCGTGGTCCGCGTCGGCGGCCGCGAGGTCCCGGCGAAGGGCTCGACCCTCCAGGTCACCCCGCGCGCGGCCGAGCTGCACGTCTTCTCGACCTCGACCGGAGAGCGTCTCTCCAACTGA
- a CDS encoding phage integrase (identified by MetaGeneAnnotator; putative;~phage integrase [Streptomyces albus J1074]) has protein sequence MPILGHSQIAVTMNVHTHVVDHSQREAMAKTDGSLAPKRAPE, from the coding sequence ATGCCGATCCTGGGCCACTCCCAGATCGCCGTGACCATGAACGTCCACACCCACGTGGTCGACCACTCGCAGCGGGAGGCCATGGCCAAGACGGACGGCTCGCTCGCCCCGAAACGGGCCCCCGAGTAG
- a CDS encoding hypothetical protein (identified by MetaGeneAnnotator; putative;~sequence version:1) — MGGGKPPKSKRSRTGARGSLQILPQISPEPARNVSSMIDHDVEDVGWELIGWDGDEAAAHVTSLTRDEILSLHTLFPERGEDELLATAVYPVVPERYAAMRAAVPRLEFKADLDYQLGGFRLP, encoded by the coding sequence GTGGGCGGCGGCAAGCCGCCGAAGAGCAAGAGGAGCCGTACCGGGGCCAGAGGTTCCCTGCAGATATTGCCGCAGATCTCACCGGAGCCCGCTCGTAATGTGAGCAGCATGATTGATCACGATGTCGAAGACGTGGGCTGGGAACTCATCGGGTGGGACGGCGATGAGGCTGCGGCCCATGTCACCAGTCTGACGCGGGACGAGATCTTGAGTCTCCACACGCTCTTTCCGGAGCGTGGGGAGGATGAGCTCCTCGCCACTGCCGTGTATCCGGTCGTGCCTGAGCGCTACGCGGCCATGCGGGCCGCAGTTCCTCGGCTGGAGTTCAAGGCTGACCTTGATTACCAGCTCGGTGGATTCCGCCTGCCGTAG
- a CDS encoding hypothetical protein (identified by MetaGeneAnnotator; putative;~sequence version:1) — protein MLAPRPGRQDHAMSTDVSGLIECRPGARLWGLDDEDTVWEAGIDLFLLNRGNAYDGLACLFGIRNSSGFRPLTEDRGFPGDASEGLRREFADCGGHDCVYGTTWVTWAELSATDWQETDASGTRSRASVAGTDTDWGRVWSVMRILSEVHGAENVRLVVWFH, from the coding sequence ATGCTCGCTCCCAGGCCCGGCAGGCAGGATCACGCCATGTCGACCGACGTCAGTGGATTGATCGAGTGCCGTCCGGGGGCCCGGCTGTGGGGTCTGGACGATGAGGACACGGTCTGGGAAGCGGGCATCGACCTCTTCCTGCTGAACAGGGGCAACGCCTATGACGGCCTGGCCTGCCTCTTCGGGATTCGCAACTCCTCCGGTTTCCGTCCGCTTACTGAGGACCGCGGCTTTCCGGGGGACGCGTCGGAAGGGTTGCGTCGTGAGTTCGCCGACTGCGGCGGCCACGACTGCGTGTACGGGACGACCTGGGTGACCTGGGCCGAGCTGTCCGCCACCGACTGGCAGGAGACGGACGCCTCCGGCACACGAAGCCGGGCGTCGGTCGCGGGTACCGACACAGACTGGGGTCGAGTCTGGAGCGTCATGCGCATCCTCAGTGAAGTCCACGGCGCGGAGAACGTGCGTCTCGTCGTCTGGTTCCACTGA
- a CDS encoding transposase (identified by MetaGeneAnnotator; putative;~sequence version:1), giving the protein MTWADFWALTATLNGEATQESCHRLAEELSHRPIADIVGFAERHAEALYRLDQEKFGTLPVIDLTARFGSPFPQSSDVFLYARCAVVAAGRAVWESVFFDVDKFAPYTSSERDGEWLLYVPDKAYKLATGEEWDRSTRYCFESYSNRDGWPDLRS; this is encoded by the coding sequence ATGACATGGGCCGACTTCTGGGCGCTGACAGCCACCCTGAACGGCGAAGCCACCCAAGAGAGCTGCCACCGCCTCGCTGAGGAACTGAGCCACCGTCCGATCGCCGACATCGTCGGTTTCGCGGAGCGTCACGCCGAGGCGCTCTACCGCTTGGACCAGGAGAAGTTCGGCACCCTGCCCGTAATCGACCTGACGGCCCGGTTCGGCAGTCCGTTCCCTCAGTCGTCCGACGTGTTCCTGTACGCGCGCTGCGCGGTGGTGGCCGCGGGTCGGGCTGTGTGGGAGAGCGTCTTCTTCGACGTCGACAAGTTCGCGCCGTACACCTCAAGCGAGCGTGACGGCGAGTGGCTGCTGTACGTGCCGGACAAGGCGTACAAGCTGGCCACCGGCGAGGAGTGGGACCGCTCGACCCGGTACTGCTTCGAGAGCTACTCCAACAGGGACGGCTGGCCGGACCTGCGGAGCTGA
- a CDS encoding bacterial stress protein (identified by MetaGeneAnnotator; putative;~sequence version:1) encodes MSRRSSGLIGVWAEAQRAAQREREGRQRAVLRQQQDAERARRAHERDVARMQREQRAEYRRQRDADALRRTRELDERVAALEGLLASGCRSVPPVVDSLRQREEVAPFDPGPLGQPVLMPDERNYQARAGWGGQREARARFEQDWYAVQAAEGRRLEQLAAYRRQYDEWAAARLAEIRQHNSGLAGMAEALRSGDPETVVEYFSAVLYASTAWPEGFPRQVSAAYDRGARALVLDWDLPGYDVVPDVKGVKYLPSTDQEKEVERPVTQRRALYRGVLAQCVLLAVRELFVADGFGSAGAGSDGFGSDGFGSAGAAGAGRWTGWC; translated from the coding sequence ATGAGTAGGCGTTCGAGTGGGCTGATCGGCGTGTGGGCCGAGGCGCAGCGGGCGGCGCAGCGTGAGCGGGAGGGGCGGCAGCGGGCCGTGCTGCGGCAGCAGCAGGACGCGGAGCGGGCGCGGCGGGCGCATGAGCGTGACGTGGCGCGGATGCAGCGGGAGCAGCGGGCGGAGTACCGGCGGCAGCGGGACGCGGACGCGCTCCGGCGGACGCGGGAGTTGGACGAGCGGGTGGCGGCGCTGGAGGGCCTGCTGGCCTCGGGGTGCCGGAGTGTGCCGCCGGTGGTGGATTCCTTGCGGCAGCGGGAGGAAGTGGCGCCGTTCGATCCGGGGCCGCTCGGTCAGCCGGTGCTGATGCCCGATGAGCGGAACTATCAGGCGCGGGCCGGCTGGGGCGGTCAGCGGGAGGCGCGGGCGCGGTTCGAGCAGGACTGGTACGCGGTGCAGGCGGCTGAGGGGCGGCGGCTGGAGCAGTTGGCGGCGTACCGGCGGCAGTACGACGAGTGGGCGGCGGCCCGGCTGGCGGAGATACGGCAGCACAACAGCGGGCTCGCCGGGATGGCGGAGGCGCTGCGGTCGGGTGATCCGGAGACGGTGGTCGAGTACTTCTCCGCGGTGCTGTACGCGTCGACGGCGTGGCCGGAGGGCTTCCCGCGGCAGGTGTCGGCGGCGTACGACCGGGGTGCGCGGGCGCTGGTGCTCGACTGGGATCTGCCGGGGTACGACGTGGTGCCGGACGTGAAGGGCGTCAAGTACCTGCCGAGTACGGATCAGGAGAAGGAGGTGGAGCGGCCGGTGACCCAGCGCCGGGCGCTCTACCGGGGCGTACTGGCGCAGTGTGTGCTGCTCGCGGTGCGCGAGCTCTTCGTGGCCGACGGCTTCGGGTCGGCCGGGGCCGGGTCGGACGGCTTCGGTTCGGACGGTTTCGGGTCGGCCGGGGCGGCGGGGGCCGGGCGCTGGACCGGGTGGTGCTGA